The window TTAAAAGCGTTGTTGACGCTATACACCAATAATCCAGTACTGACCTCACTAGGCCCACACATACTGTCTTCATAGAACATCTGTCTGCACCCCATTCTGTTTCCGTCAGACACCTCATGACATTAATCACCTTTTTGCATTTTCCTCTAGTTTTCTTTATATGAGTTCCCCATGTCAgttttgagtaaaaaaaaaaaaaaacatacctgAAAAACTAAATACTTGCACTCTTTCCACTATTCTACCATATAACTTCAAATGTAATTCTTCgtctttcctttttcttgtaAAAATGACTGTTTTAGTTTCGTCCTCTGAAAAATTGAAACCCTCATTTTATAGCCCACCATTCTACAACCCCAGTTAggaaaaaattgggacagtatggaaaatgctaataaaaacaaagaggaatgatttgtaaatgacttgtatttaaacaaaaaaaagtataaagacaaagtatttgatattttacctAATTAACTGCATAATTTTtctgaagataaacgtttattttgaaattgatgcatgcaacacattccaaaaaagttgggacaggggcaatttaggactaatagtgatgtagcgagttgaaataagaaggtgatgtgaaacaggtgaggtaatcatctaatcatagtatataaggagcctccaaaaaaggcctagtccttcaagaccaaggatgggtcgaggctcgccgatctgccaacagatgcatcagcgaataatccaacaatttgagaacaacattccccaaagacaatttggggcatttcaccttctacagtgcacaatataattaaaagattcaaggaatccggtcaaatctcgatgtgtaaagggcaaggccgaaaaccacttctgaatgcacgtgatctccgatccctcagacattaCTGTCTTAAAAGCCATCATGAGTCTGTGATGGATATCCTGATATGGGCTGAGGGAATACATTGGTCAGGCTGTGTCTGATTCACCTGAATCAGCACCACCACGTGAGCATCACGCCTGTGCTGAAATTGGTCTGAGTACCCCTCACTGCGGAGCCTAAAGTTCAAGTGCAAGAGAGATATCAGTGTGtatcaggctggaaaagcaTGCTAGTTGTATGGCGTAGGGTGTTTTGAGAGGGTAGGTTTATAGGAGGAGTTATATCAGGTCCACGCCATTCTGCAGTGCGGATTATCTCACTACTACATTCTGTTTGTCCTCTAGGCATGAATCAGAAGCTTAAGAACTTTGTTCCTGCATGATTTTCGACTCTTGTCCCAAGGTCCAGAGTCCATATTGTGAAacttttcagcttttttttttttactattggGGTAATAGCATGCACGTCAGCACTCAGCTCTTTTACATCACTGATGAGTGTTTCTTAGTTTGCTCTTCTTTTCACTCTCAGCACCATGCATCAGTTCCATTGGCCCACTCTAATGTGCTGATATGATAACATCAGCTATTGGGCAATTGTCCACCACCCCTACTCAATCCTTTTACGTATGTAATTGGCAACCTTTCAGATAATCTCTTTCAGATAAAGAGCTATTTTTTTCACAAAGTAGTAAAATCAATATTCCTTTCAAAACATACAATTCAcagaaaatataattttatactcTTTTCTAAAACAATACAACGTACATGTCGTTTGAGACTTTTCAGATGTTTTGAGAGTCATGTCACCTACATTTCACAAGTGTGTTGAAGCGCTGTAGGGTCCAATTAAATTCTTATATTTCTTTTGAAAATATAAGTCCATGGTACACACAATGGTACATGTTGTGCAAGTCAGAAATGATCTGGCATAATAATAATCGGCCCTCTGTGACACCAAGTACTTATTTGATCTTGTCaagaaaaattgtttttatactGCCTGAATGCAATTATTAAAATGTCTATTATGCAGTCAAGTGGAAAAGATTGCATGCATGCAAGAAATACAAACTGGCTTTACCGAGCATTTAGTACAAGTACAATGTGGCCAAATCGTGaaaaaatattgacaataacaataataatggtagtgttaacaacaacaacaacaacaaagggaAGCATAGTGATGCAGTGGGTAGTTTTTCCACCTCACAGCTACAAGGTCTCTGGGTCAATCCATGTTCTCCTCATGGTTGtggggttctccggtttcctctcaccGCCCAAAAACCTAGGTGCAATGGCTACTTAACTCGTccctaggtatgaatgtgtgtgtgaatggagcGTGTACCTGCAATTGACTGagtttgctgaagatgaatgaatgaataataacagcataacaacaataataataataataattgttgttgtGCAGCAGTACCAACaatatggacaacaataataataaaatggacagTGGAAGGTTGTGGGTTTTAGTAGTTGTGAGGATGTGTCATGTACTGTCTCTCAGGTATTATGTGCCGAGTGTTGCACTGAGTCTGTACCTGTACAGATTATCTCTAGTTTGTATAAGTGACAGTGTGATAGTGAGTAGTTCATATCTGTTTAGGGCCTGATAACACTAATTCATTCTGAATTATAGCAACaagacatttaatttaaattaaataaataaataaaatcaactgTCTATGGCaagttatattaaaaaaaaaaaaaaaaacagttcaagaGATTGCATTTCCCTTTATAAATGTGGTATTAAATAAGTTGCATTGCCAGACTTTGTCTCCAGACACCTCTTTTCAAGCTGATTGTGACATTAAGTTAAATTTCATTTCAGCAGTTTATTGCTTTGTTGCAGTATAAGtccacatttcattttgaaatatctcagccttcccccccccccccccaataaatatacatttttccttttcacCTAGAAACCaaggggatgcaaacttttgcactcaaacGCATAACAACATGGCCGTGCAGGAGTCTACAGTTCGTACAACAGAGTGAAAGTTAAAAAGAAGCTCTCGACTATGGACGAAGCAAACGCAGAAACTTCTCGCCTTGTTGCATTTTGCGTTCTTTACATAAATTCaacatacatttttcttttttcacctgTAGAAACCatggggatgcaaacttttgcactcaaacGCATAACAACATGCTGTGCATGAGTCTACAATTCACATCACagagtgaagaagaagaagaaggcgactttattggtcacgtatatattacagcacagtgaaattcttgtCTTCTCATATCCCagtttgttaggaagttggggtcagagcacccctggagcaaggagggttaagggccttactcaagggcccaacagcggcacCTTGGCGTTGCTGTGGCTGgtacccctgaccttctgatcagtaacccagacaCCAAAGTTAAAAACAAGCACTGACTAAGtacaaaacaaatgcagaaaCTTAAAAAACCTGACTGGCAAGTCTATCTAAACAGATCTGCCTGTAACTTTTTGCCCCATACTTCCTGCTTAGGTACATTTAGTTTCTTTTATATAAATCTATGACACTAAGCAGCATTCAAACTTTAAAACATTCAAAATACAGCATGTTAATTTAAACCCTTAAAAGTTCATTTGAGATTACTCATTCAGTTTGGGGTTTGGATTGTTGTGCCATGGGCCAAGCttgagagggggggaaaaactgTGCATTTGCTACAGGGTTTAAATATTGCAAGGATGATGTAAGGCCATTTTGCGTGTTCAAGCGTGGCTACACgtacacggacacacacacgtagacaTTCTGATATACCTCGACCAATAGCTCGACTGCAGAAAGTAAACTCCCATACAGACTCACTGAGACAGCCTCCATTTTAGGCTGAAATAAATAGCGCTGTATTCACTTGCTCCTTGCAGTCTGCACTACAGCCCAAGTGAGGGATAAAGTACCTGTTTCATCGCTCATCACCGGCGGTACACAAAATACAACAACCaagtaagaataataataatgttttttttttaaaaatatatatagttctgtTATATTTAATCCTGTATTTGAAAAGAATAGTAGTATTGAGAAGCAGCCGTGCAGTTTGGATCCAGTTGGAAACGTGCTgggtgtgtttgagttgtgttACTGTAGAAAAATGTACTCCAGGTGAAGTATTGAAGAGAcaaatgcaaacttttttttgtgtaattatatTTCTAAAAACTTTCTTTAATCGAGTTCAGTGTAAGACTGCTACACGTTTATTCATTCTAACGTACTATAAGTGATCATTTTATGAACGCTGCATGACTCAAAGTATAGAGTCAATACATGTCAAATCTGCAGAACTAGCCCAGACTAATAGACTCAATTCTGCCTTGCATAGTAGAATGGCTCAGTGTTTGCTCTGACTTGGAACAAATCACCAAAGCTCAGAGTACACATAGTCTCTTTCGAAACCCTGTTTCAAACTGACTCCAGCTCATTGGCTTGTCTTCTCGTAGAAGTGAACACTGAGACCATGGATTCAGGGGGAGGAGCACCTCTGGACTGAAGATCAGCTAAATATTTACTAAATGTGCAAGAGGGCAGACGGTTGCTAAATCATAAGGAAAACAAATATGCAGCCATTAAGATTTACTGATTAAACCACATATAATATATCGTCTGatcactttttccccccaggaTGACCCACCAGTACCCGTCCCTTTCTCCAGAGCAGAAGAAGGAGCTGGCCACTATCGCCCAACGTATTGTGGCTCCTGGAAAGGGTATCCTGGCTGCAGATGAGTCCACAGGTTAATGCATGTGTTATCTTAGTTAATCATTCCGAGTTAATCATTGTTGCATGGTGTTGATGAGGAACAAAAGGTTCACTTGAGTCGCGAGGACAAAAAGATTGCACAAAGCCTGGATTGCACAAATAGACCTGTTAGAAAAGAGACAACTGGCTTCAAATGAAAGTTTCTGTTACATTTGCATTACATATGCttggaaataaaggtaccaaactgtacttttccttgtcactCTGTTGAGATCATCAAGGGTACATATTTAtacctttaatatatatatatatatatatatatatatatatatatatatatatatataaaaatttagcATGCATAATTGGACCTTGGACCACTTATGTATGTTTTACTTGAAACCTCATACACTGTTATAGGTAAAAGATACGTACTACAGGTATAAAAGATGTACTCTTGGTGGTACTACACAAGCGACAAGAAAAAGTATAGTGGCATGTTGAACCTGAAATTGAACTCGCTGAAATTGCTGACATAATATAATGTCTCATCGTAGGATTGCAAGACAGCAATAACACACAACGGTGCAtgttgttacaggaaaataatcagtgacgggACGGTGTTCCATTTCGaccccaaagtggattatttttcaataacaggactttctgaagtgttttattccttttatttagTCCGTCCCACTCAGTCCTGCAATTTGTCAacacaaataatttttatttattaaagaatgacgcaTCATTCATAATCagaatttttatccatttggaGTTACATTTAACAAGTTAGTTaacctgttatcacttgcattGTAACTGGTATAAAGTTGTAACCTTGCCAGCTTGTCACATTACTGTGTAACCGGAAAGCCCTCGGTCCTGAAGATTTTTACATGTCGGAAAGTCACAGCTTTAGCGCTTTTACAGATCCTCGCCAAAATCTGTAggaacaataacgtattagaacaagcacatgaatataaaccaatcagatttgagcattcaaAGGTAATGTGgtataagattttttaaaattgttttttaaataatcacgTATATCATTCCTGACTCAGGCACCATGGCAAATCGTCTGCAGAAGATCAACGTGGAGAACACAGAGGAGAACCGCCGCTTCTTCCGAGACCTCCTGTTCTCCGTTGATCCCGCCATTTCTCAGAGTATAGGAGGAGTCATTTTCTTCCACGAGACACTGTATCAGAAATCAGACAAGGGTGTCCTTTTCCCCAAGGTCGTCAAGGATAAGGGAATTGTGGTTGGCATTAAGGTAATAATGCTGTTTCTGCACTGTTTGTCGTACAGAACCATTCATCTGAGCCATATTattacagttgcacagctgctTACTCTTGTCTTGCATGTTCAAAGTGCAGTCGATCAGCTCGTTGCTTGGATATGAGGACAAAGTGCACGTAGAGTAATCAAGTATAGAGATTGCGTAACGGCAGAAAAGCTCTTTTCACCGCTAAACTCTAAAACACTGCGGTCCAGATGCAGGCCCAGCAAAGTTTTTTCAGCTGATTAAACACAGGAAAAATACTGTATAAGAACTGATGAGTGTATGAAAAATTATAGtccaatttcttttctttttcttttttttttttttaaacatgaacaatTGCAGCTCCTTTACTTTACTTTAGCATTTACTTTAATTACTGTAAACTGTCAATTTCCCTGATGCATCACATCaagaaagaaattttttttttaccaccacCCTCGATGGTGTGATTAGTGAAGCAGCAACATGGCTTGTTGGTTTTTTAATTGAGGATAAAACCAGAATGTTTCATGATGATTGGACATCATCAAGTCCGTAGTGTCCAAAGTGATAACGTAACGCGCTAGTGTGATTTAAAACATAACCGTTTTCAATAGCCATGAAGTATTCAAAGGAAACTGAATTTCAACAACAGTCATGTTAGTTCGTTATCCAGGGTTTTGATGTAACTGAAGCTTCACAAATGACAGAGGCATGATGTAATTTTAGGTCTAAATTTGCAACAGGTTAGAccagctttacacacacacacacacacacacacacacacactgtctgtaaGAATTATCCATTGAAAATCATCTTCACATAATATAATCTGTGTCCACAAATGGAAAAATCCCTTACTGTATTAATTGGTACTCTTTATtgtctttctttaataatgctgtgttttgtcttgtgttgcCAGGTTGACAAAGGCACAGCAGGGCTGAATGGAACAGATGGCGAGACAACCACACAGGGTAAACCTAGCATGATGGTTCAAGGCTGTTATTAGAATAACGTTCAGCGCTTCATGACTTGATCAGGTCATTTAGATCTATGAGCATCTGTCAGCTCTTGATTAGTCTCTTACCCCTGTGTGTGTTAGGGCTGGATGGCTTGGGTGAACGCTGTGCTCAGTATAAGAAGGATGGGTGTGATTTTGCTAAGTGGCGCTGTGTGCTGAAGATCTCTGACGGCTGCCCTTCGGCTCTTGCTATTGCTGAAAACGCCAACGTACTAGCCAGATACGCTAGCATCTGCCAACAGGTACACCCCCAGAGCACAAACGATTCTGAAACTTGTTCATAATACATGAAGGCATCTGAGCAAGCaagtaatgtttttctttttctttttaatagaaTGGCTTGGTGCCTATCGTCGAGCCTGAGATTCTCCCAGATGGCAATCATGACCTCCAGCGCTGCCAGTACGCCACAGAGAAGGTGAGCTTCCTCTACGACCgtgaaaagaaagcaagaataAAACTGCGACTCGCTTCAGTCTTAAGATAGTCCTCATTGCAGAACCAATAGGCGGTGGAGCTGGATCTGATCTAACTCCTCCTATAAGCCTAAGCCTTAAACCTAACTTGAACACACACAATGCTGTACAACATggaagtaaacaaataaattaaatacacgACTCTGCACAGCTCTACCTTggtaggaggagctggatcaggtctgactccaAACCAATGGACTTTTTGTTCTGCAGTGAGGCATACTTGCCAGTCTTCCTAATccttatttctttcattaggtCCTGGCTGCAGTCTACAAGGCGCTGTCTGACCACCATGTGTATCTGGAGGGTACTCTGCTCAAACCTAACATGGTCACGGCTGGACACTCCTGCCCCAAGAAGTACACCCCGCAGgaggttgccatggcaacagtcAGTGCCCTCAGACGCACTGTACCCGCCGCTGTTCCAGGTGACTTGGAGCACGTTCGGACAGTTTATTAGGAAAGAATCTTTCTTTGAATCTTTACTCACTgtgattattttgtcttctaggCATCTGCTTCCTGTCAGGAGGTCAGAGTGAGGAGGAAGCTTCACTCAATCTCAGTGCCATCAACCAGACTCCACTGCACAAGCCCTGGAAGCTGACTTTCTCCTACGGACGCGCTCTCCAGGCCTCAGCGCTCGCCGCGTGGAAGGGTAAAACAGAAAACCGGAAGGCTGCACAGGAGGCTTTCTGCACTCGTGCTAAGGTGAGCACTGAAATAGGCAACTTTGTCAAAAGGACGTCCTAGGATGGTCCAATTTGTGCCAATGGTGAATAAAATTCATTCTATGAAACAGAAGGGAAGGAGAATCTTTTTATGAAGCAGCAGATGTAGATCTGGCACGTGAACATCATGCTTGTCCtgtttcctccctccctcccacagaTTAACAGTCTGGCATCTAAAGGCGAGTACAAACCGACAGGCCAGGCTGACCAGGCTGCAACGCAGTCCCTCCACACTGCCAGCTACATCTACTAGACCAAACACACCACCATTAACGCCAACTTTTCCT is drawn from Ictalurus furcatus strain D&B chromosome 8, Billie_1.0, whole genome shotgun sequence and contains these coding sequences:
- the aldob gene encoding fructose-bisphosphate aldolase B, whose translation is MTHQYPSLSPEQKKELATIAQRIVAPGKGILAADESTGTMANRLQKINVENTEENRRFFRDLLFSVDPAISQSIGGVIFFHETLYQKSDKGVLFPKVVKDKGIVVGIKVDKGTAGLNGTDGETTTQGLDGLGERCAQYKKDGCDFAKWRCVLKISDGCPSALAIAENANVLARYASICQQNGLVPIVEPEILPDGNHDLQRCQYATEKVLAAVYKALSDHHVYLEGTLLKPNMVTAGHSCPKKYTPQEVAMATVSALRRTVPAAVPGICFLSGGQSEEEASLNLSAINQTPLHKPWKLTFSYGRALQASALAAWKGKTENRKAAQEAFCTRAKINSLASKGEYKPTGQADQAATQSLHTASYIY